A genomic stretch from Phaenicophaeus curvirostris isolate KB17595 unplaced genomic scaffold, BPBGC_Pcur_1.0 scaffold_84, whole genome shotgun sequence includes:
- the LOC138734484 gene encoding vitamin K epoxide reductase complex subunit 1-like protein 1, whose amino-acid sequence MAARAALVAAGVALSLYALHVEHEASRDPAYRAACDLAPAVSCTRVFASRWGRGLGLVELLLGRDSVANVPNGALGLLYYILQGVLGAVPGQGSAAALLGTSAAAALASLWLAAVLAFGLGDLCLVCLGTYGLNALLLALNWRRWRRLPRPKTH is encoded by the exons ATGGCGGCCCGAGCGGCGCTGGTGGCGGCCGGCGTGGCGCTGTCGCTCTACGCGCTGCACGTGGAGCACGAGGCCTCGCGGGACCCCGCCTACCGCGCCGCCTGCGACCTGGCGCCCGCCGTGTCCTGCACGCGGGTCTTCGCCTCCCG gtgggggcggggcctggggctggtggagctgctgctgggccgGGACAGCGTGGCCAATGTCCCCAACggggccctggggctgctctACTACATCCTGCAGGGGGTGCTGG GCGCGGTGCCGGGTCAGGGCTCGGCGGCGGCTCTGCTGGGGACgtcggcggcggcggcgctggccTCGCTCTGGCTGGCGGCCGTGTTGGCCTTCGGCCTCGGCGACCTGTGCCTCGTCTGCCTCGGCACCTACGGCCTCAACGCCCTCCTCCTCGCCCTCAACTGGCGGCGCTGGCGGCGCCTCCCGCGCCCCAAAACCCACTGA
- the LOC138734487 gene encoding structure-specific endonuclease subunit SLX1-like isoform X1: protein MRCVYLLRPVGPSPSPRCYVGFSVSPRRRLRQHNGGRGRGGARATSRGGPWALELFVYGFPSVIAALRFEWAWQHPGRSRRLRGLGGLGGGRRGSRRGARGVGGALGRALRTLPLLLGAPPWRRLPLRLRWLRPPPLPPLRPPPPPHVVVEEGEGPGEEEEEEGEGHREEEAPPPSASCDLCGEGYEPLLPPLRCPRCPLAAHPPCLARSLLGPEPRELLPLQGPCPRCALPLLWGDLIRRHREAHGPSPTSRGPS, encoded by the exons ATGCGGTGCGTGTACCTGCTGCGGCCGGTCggcccctccccctccccgcgcTGCTACGTGGGGTTCTCGGTGTCCCcccggcggcggctccggcagCACAACGGGGGGAGGGGCCGCGGCGGGGCCCGCGCCACCAGCAGGGGGGGGCCctg ggccctcgaGCTCTTCGTTTACGGCTTCCCCAGCGTCATCGCTGCCCTCAGG TTCGAGTGGGCCTGGCAGCACCCGGGGCGGTCGCGGCGCCTGCGGGGActcggggggctcgggggggggcgCAGGGGGTCGCGCCGGGGGGcacggggggtggggggggctctgggccGGGCCCTGAGGaccctccccctccttctcggGGCCCCCCCCTGGCGCCGCCTCCCCCTGCGGCTCCGCTGGCTGCggcccccgcccctcccccccctgcggcccccgccccccccccacgTCGTCGTCGAGGAGGGGGAGGGGccgggggaggaagaggaggaggagggggaggggcacagggaggaggaggccccgccccccagCGCGTCATGTGACCTCTGCGGGGAGGGGTACGAG ccgcTCCTCCCCCCCCTGCGCTGCCCGCGCTGCCCCCTGGCCGCTCACCCCCCCTGCCTCGCCCGGAGCCTCCTCGGCCCCGAGCCCCGCGAGCTGCTGCCCCTGCAGGGCCCGTGTCCCag GTGCGCCCTCCCCCTGCTGTGGGGCGACCTGATCCGGCGGCACCGCGAGGCCCACGgcccctcccccacctcccGGGGCCCCTCCTGA
- the LOC138734487 gene encoding structure-specific endonuclease subunit SLX1-like isoform X2, with the protein MRCVYLLRPVGPSPSPRCYVGFSVSPRRRLRQHNGGRGRGGARATSRGGPWALELFVYGFPSVIAALRFEWAWQHPGRSRRLRGLGGLGGGRRGSRRGARGVGGALGRALRTLPLLLGAPPWRRLPLRLRWLRPPPLPPLRPPPPPHVVVEEGEGPGEEEEEEGEGHREEEAPPPSASCDLCGEGYEVRPPPAVGRPDPAAPRGPRPLPHLPGPLLTPKRYFL; encoded by the exons ATGCGGTGCGTGTACCTGCTGCGGCCGGTCggcccctccccctccccgcgcTGCTACGTGGGGTTCTCGGTGTCCCcccggcggcggctccggcagCACAACGGGGGGAGGGGCCGCGGCGGGGCCCGCGCCACCAGCAGGGGGGGGCCctg ggccctcgaGCTCTTCGTTTACGGCTTCCCCAGCGTCATCGCTGCCCTCAGG TTCGAGTGGGCCTGGCAGCACCCGGGGCGGTCGCGGCGCCTGCGGGGActcggggggctcgggggggggcgCAGGGGGTCGCGCCGGGGGGcacggggggtggggggggctctgggccGGGCCCTGAGGaccctccccctccttctcggGGCCCCCCCCTGGCGCCGCCTCCCCCTGCGGCTCCGCTGGCTGCggcccccgcccctcccccccctgcggcccccgccccccccccacgTCGTCGTCGAGGAGGGGGAGGGGccgggggaggaagaggaggaggagggggaggggcacagggaggaggaggccccgccccccagCGCGTCATGTGACCTCTGCGGGGAGGGGTACGAG GTGCGCCCTCCCCCTGCTGTGGGGCGACCTGATCCGGCGGCACCGCGAGGCCCACGgcccctcccccacctcccGGGGCCCCTCCTGACCCCAAAACGCtactttttataa
- the LOC138734487 gene encoding structure-specific endonuclease subunit SLX1-like isoform X3: MRALELFVYGFPSVIAALRFEWAWQHPGRSRRLRGLGGLGGGRRGSRRGARGVGGALGRALRTLPLLLGAPPWRRLPLRLRWLRPPPLPPLRPPPPPHVVVEEGEGPGEEEEEEGEGHREEEAPPPSASCDLCGEGYEPLLPPLRCPRCPLAAHPPCLARSLLGPEPRELLPLQGPCPRCALPLLWGDLIRRHREAHGPSPTSRGPS; this comes from the exons ATGCG ggccctcgaGCTCTTCGTTTACGGCTTCCCCAGCGTCATCGCTGCCCTCAGG TTCGAGTGGGCCTGGCAGCACCCGGGGCGGTCGCGGCGCCTGCGGGGActcggggggctcgggggggggcgCAGGGGGTCGCGCCGGGGGGcacggggggtggggggggctctgggccGGGCCCTGAGGaccctccccctccttctcggGGCCCCCCCCTGGCGCCGCCTCCCCCTGCGGCTCCGCTGGCTGCggcccccgcccctcccccccctgcggcccccgccccccccccacgTCGTCGTCGAGGAGGGGGAGGGGccgggggaggaagaggaggaggagggggaggggcacagggaggaggaggccccgccccccagCGCGTCATGTGACCTCTGCGGGGAGGGGTACGAG ccgcTCCTCCCCCCCCTGCGCTGCCCGCGCTGCCCCCTGGCCGCTCACCCCCCCTGCCTCGCCCGGAGCCTCCTCGGCCCCGAGCCCCGCGAGCTGCTGCCCCTGCAGGGCCCGTGTCCCag GTGCGCCCTCCCCCTGCTGTGGGGCGACCTGATCCGGCGGCACCGCGAGGCCCACGgcccctcccccacctcccGGGGCCCCTCCTGA